The DNA window AGCACGGAACGGTCGCTGTCTCCTCGGCGCGCAGGGCCGCGTACGTACCTAGACCGAGGCCCTCACCGGGGTCGCTGTCCGCGGCGAACGTGTCCAGCGCGACACCACGGGTTGCTTCCGCCTTTGTGTTCTTGGAACACGACAGCTCTGCGATGCTCCATGCTTTCACAGCCCGTGCCGTGGGATTGCTAGCCGTCTTCTCCCCTGCCAACTGCTCCAGGAAAGCTTGGGATTCCAGGGCTGTTTCCTTCTGGAATCCTTCACATTCCGTGGTGGTGGTCCACAGCAGTGTCATCCAGGCCTTCACTGCGTCGCTGCCTTGCGCATACCGCCCTGTGGCCCGCGCCAACGCGTCTTTGAGCTGGGGCAGGTCGTGGTCAAGTACTGCACATGGCTGGTCTGTCCGCAGCAGTGCCAGCGTCGCAGATGTCGTCACCGTGATCCGGTCGAGGGGGTCCTTCGTCCGCTTCAAGGCAGCCTCTGCGCTGCTCCGCACATCCTGCGGCCCCAGCGGTTCGCCGGCTCTGAGGGACGCCTGCAGATAGAAGCGCACCTGCTCTCGCAGTGGCGCCTTGGACGCTGGTTTCCGGACGTCACCGAGGGCGGCGGACGCTCCGGTCAGTTGCGCCTGCGCGACGGTCGCGAGGTAACCGTCGATGGCCGAGTTCTGGTCCGGTTGATCCGGGATCCGGCCACGGAGCAGGGCAATGTTCTGCATCGCGCGGACAGTCGCGTCCGCCACATCGATGGATGACCGGCCAGGCAGTGACGCGAGAGTCGTGGACGCGGCGGACAACTCGGTCACGGAAGCCGATATGTTCCGGTAGTACGGACCGTCGCCGGCAAGTGCGTCCCGCAGCGCGTCCTGGGCTCGCTGCCTCACAGCCCGGATGTCGGCGCTGTTCTGACGCTTGTCCGATTGTGCCGCGATCGATACTTGCAGGAGGAGGACGGATTCCGGCACGGACCATGCTTCGTCGCTTCCTGCCAGCCTTGAGATTTCCCCTCTGACGACGTCGCCCGTCTTGGCACTCACAGTGCACGCGTATCCCTGCGCCGACAATGTGCGTGCAGCGACGTAGTCCGACAGCGCATCACTTGTACTCGTCGCCCGGCATGGCTGGGTCCGCGTGTCCAGATGCTGCTTCACCAGGTTCCGCACCTGCTCGGCCGTCTGTCCCAACTGTGCGTTGCCGGAGTCGCCTCGGTGCACCTCTTCGGCCATCCGCGCTACGGCCTCCACCTCCGGAAGGGGCTGGGGGCGCCGGAACAGGGCTCGCACAGCAGTGGTCGCCGCGGTGTGGACGCGGCCCGGCGGAAGCTGACCGGGGAACGCCCGCACACCGGTCCGCAGGTGCTGGATGCGCAGGGCGGCGTCGCCTTCGTGCGTGGTGAGAACCCGGTCCGACCACCAGCCGGCGTGCTCGGCGAGGTGGGCGTCCGCGGCGGACTCGCCGGTGTCGCGAAGTACCGCCAACGCTGCCGCTGTCCGGTGCGGGTCTTCGCCGGTCAGCGGAACAGTGGTCATGCCGGACGGGCTGTCGGTGAAAGTCGCTGCCAGCCGGGCCTCCACCGCTGCGGGAGCCCGCACACGGGGCCCGATGCGCAGACCTTCGTCCTCTGAAGAGGGTGGTGCCTGACAGCCCACCAGGCCGAGGGCTGTGGCCAGCAAAGCGACGTAGATGCGGCGCCGGGGGGCGGAGGCGGACCTCCGCCCCCCGGTGGTCGAAGACGACATGCGTCAGACAGTCCCGCCTACTGGGCTGGAGCGCCGGAAGGCACTCACGTCGTAGTGAGTGTTGCCGTACTTCATGCTGGCGGTGACCGTGTGGGACACCCAGATCCATCGCCCGTAGGGGTTGCCTCGGCCGATGACCCTCCCATGGTCCGCGACCACGCTGGAGTTTCTGTCGCCTGCGTAGACCCCGCCGCCGCAGTCGTCCTCGCCGCCGATGCCGCCCGGCGACAAGCCGCCGCCACCGACGCTCACGCTGCCTATGCCGTACTTGTTGAAGCAGATACCGTCGCTGAGCTTGATGGTGTAATTGGACACCGGCCCGGCGGCGTTCCTCTTCCACGAGGCGGAGATCTTGGACGAGTCAAGCGTCCACGTCCTCTGCCCCGCGCCACGCCAGGTGTCCTTGAAGCCCACCTTCAGCGTGCCGATACTCACCCGGCGGGTGTTCGACTTGCTGTTCTCGATGGCTGCCGCCGGCAACACACTCGCCGCGAACACCGCCGAGGCAACGGCCCCGAGCACGACAGCGCGTGCAGCGGTCCGTCCCTGATTATTCCTCACGGAAATTCCCCCATTTATTTTTCGTCGCCCGGGCGCAGGCATGCGAAGGCCGCTCCACCCGTAACGAAAGTCGACAGATCGGTCAGGAAGGTGTGGAGATTCCCCTGACGGCGTCTGCCGCTGGCGGTCACCCAACAATCGCCCCTGGTCAGGGGGCAGTTCGCGGTGGGCGACCTTGGATCCGAGTATGTCCGTCGTGATCTGGTCACCGCAACGTTATTGAGCAACACATGAGGTTGTTCAACTGCGTGAGATTTCAACGACCCGAAGCCGGTTCCTTAATCAGTCCCTACCCGTTCGTGGCCGGACACCGTCGACGACACATCGGGGGTCCATGCCCATGGCGAGGCGCTGACGCAACGGGGGCCATAGCGGGCGGAAGGAGTAGTTCCGACCACAGATGGCCTCGGATGGCACTTTCGGACAGAACACAAGGTGAGTGTTCGCACACGTGATCGGCCGGTCCCGTTCAGTGACCGGCGCCTGGATCCCTGCCCCGGCTTGCAGCACAACACCCGCGATTCATGCGCCGGCCAGCCGAACCTGTCGAAAAATTTCCTGATCCGATGCCGGAACACCGAAGGAAATGACCGAAAGCGCTCATCTGCTTTTGACTCATGAGCGGATGTCCGGTGAAGGTCCTTCACATGCCCGCCACATCCCGAGCCGTGAACAGCGGCCCCCTGCGTATGCGCGACTTCCGCCTGCTGCTCGCCGGAGCGGCGGCCGGACAGTTCGGCGCCCACGTCACCCTGGTCGCCCTGCCCCTTGTGGCCGTGCTCGAACTGGAAGCGACCGCCTTCCAGGTGGGGCTGCTCACGGCTGCAGAGACCGCCGCGTTCCTGGTCATCGGCCTGCCGGCCGGAGCATGGGTCGACCGCATGCGGAAGTTGCCGCTGATGATCCGGGCCGATGTCGTACGAGCCGTGGCCATGGCAAGCGTCCCGGCAGCGGGCGTGGCCGGTGTCCTGACGATGGTGCAGCTGTACGTTGTCGCTCTGGTCACCGGCGTCGCCACCGTCTTCTTCGACGTGGCCCACCAGAGCTTTCTGCCCCAGTTGCTGCCCCGGGACCAACTGGTCAAGGGGAACGGGGCGCTGGAGACCGTACGCTCGTCCGCGCAGGTGACCGGCCCCGGGCTCGGTGGCGGTCTGGTGCAGCTCCTCGGTGCCCATCTCGCCGTGGTCGCCGACGCCATCGGTTACGTCCTCTCCGCGCTCTTCCTCTGGCGCATCAAGCGGCCGGAGCCCCGCCCCGAGGCTGTCCCCGGCGCGTCGCTGCGCGCGGACATCGCGGAAGGGCTGCGCTTCGTTCTGGGTCAGCCGCTGCTGCGGGTGATCGCCGCCGCCACAGCCCTCGGCAACTTCTTCACCGCGCTGTTGCTGGCCACTCAGACGGTTTTCCTCGTCCGTGACCTGGGCCTGCAACCGGGGGCGGTCGGCCTCGTCCTGTCGGCCGCGGCCGTCGGCGGGCTCTTGGGCGCACTGGTCGCGGGCACCCTGGCCGCACAACTGGGCCACGCCCGGATCATCTGGCTCTCCGCACTGGTGACAGGCCCGTTCGCCCTGCTGTGGCCGCTGTCCGAGCAGGCGGGAGGAGCAGTGGTGTTCGCGCTCGGCTCGGGCATCGTCTTCTTCGGTGCCGTGGTCTACAACGTCGCCCAGGTGAGCTTCCGCCAGTCCCTGTGTCCGCCCGGCCTGCTCGGCCGCATGAACGCCACCTTGCGCTTCCTGATGTGGGGCACGCTCCCGCTCGGGGCACTGGCCGGCGGGGCGCTCGCCGACGGCTTCGGCGCCCGCACCGCGCTGGTGTGCTGCGCGGCCGGTTTCCTCGCCGTACCTCTGCCGCTGCTGCTCTCCCCACTGCGCGGGATGCGGGACCTGCCCAATGTGCCCGTGCACCCCGAGTCCACCGCCGCGGGCACTGACGAACGGGCTCCGGCCACCCCTCTCGCCTGACCCCGGCCCGCGTCCGCCGCCGTAGACACCCGACAGGAAGGACCCCGTGCTCAGCATCACGAGCCAGTACCTGGCTCGCTACCGGAATCTCGTCACCGGGGCCGGAGCCTCTGCCCCGCTGCCCGTCACCGGAGCCCAGCGCCGCTTCATCCTGGTGCGGTCCCTCGACCCCACCGGGCGGCCGGACCTCGTGCCGATGTTCTTCGCCTTCCCGCGCGGCACGGTGGACGTCGTACGCCTCGCCGCTGCGGCGAATCGCCTGGCGGCACTGCACCCGGTGCTCCGTGGCCGGCCCGGCGTGGTGCGCGGCACCCCTGTGCTGTGCCTGGAGCAGCCGGAGGTGCCGGTCGTGCGCGTACCCCGAGCGCCCGACGAGGACGCCGGCGCGGCCCTGCGCCGCGCCCTGGGAGCCTGGGCCCCCGACGGGCCGCCCCTGCGGCTGTTCCTCACCGATGACGCGTCGGAGCGCGGGCCCGCCCGGTACGGGGAGTCCGCCCCGCACGGTCGCGGCGACGCCCGGGAGGTGCTCGCGATCGTCCTCGACCACACCGCGTGCGACGGCGGGTCACTGGCCCGGATCGTCGGGGAACTGGGCGCCGCTTACGCGGAGGGGCACCGGGCGGAGTTACCCGCGCCCGCCGACACAGCCGCCGAACTGGCCGCCTACCGCGACGCCGTGCTGCTCCAGCTCGATGCCGAGGAACGGGCTGCCTCACCCGAGGCACTGGCGTACTGGGGCGCCCGGCTGCGAGCCGTCCGCGACCGGGCCCCCGCGCCGCGGCCGGGTGCCCCGGTGGCCGGAACGCTGCCGAGCGGTTCGGCTTCCGCGATCCTGCCCTCCCCCGCCGCCGGCGTGCCCTTCCCGGAACTGCTCGACGCCTGCCGCGCGGCCGCGCGCGTCCTGTACGGACCCGGTCACGTGGTGCCGCTCGGCTACCCGTGGGGCGGCCGTCCGCCCGGCGCGGAGCGGGTGCTGGGCTGCTTCCTCAACACGGTGGTCTTCCCGGCCGCCACCGGGCCCGCCCCTTTGGGCGCGGAGGTTACCGCCGATGCCTGGTGGGACGACCTGGACCGGGCCGACGTCCCCTTCGACGCCGTCGCGCACGCGGCCCGGGAGGCCGGGTCCGGCTGGTCCGGCCGACTCGACGGGCTTTTGACCGTCGACGACAGCAGGCTGCGGCCCGTGCTCCGCCTGGCCGGTGTCGAGGGCCTGGAGGTGTACGTCGACGGCAGACCCGTGCGCGGACCCTTCGCGGTCTCCGTCACCCAGGGACGCGAACTGCACGTGCGCATGGGGTGGGACCGCGCCGTGCTGGACGACCACACCGCCCGGGACGCCTTCGACGCGCTCGCCGGCGCACTCGGGGCCGCGGCCCGGACGGCGCCGGCTGCCGACCGGTGCCCCTCCGCCTGACCGTCCCGCACCACCCCAACGGCCCGGACCGTCCGTGCCACCCATCGGCCTTGCCCGTCCGTGCCACCCATCGGCCCGGCTCGTCCGCACCACCCCAACGACCGGCCCGTCCCCACCAACCCATCGGCCCGGCCCGTCCGCGCGATCCGCGGCCGGACCGCACCACGCCCGGGCACGACCGTGCCCGGCACACCATCACCCGACCCGACAACCCCAGGGATCATCATGCTTCCGCTCTCCTCCTCGCAGGAGATCGTCTGGCTGCACGAACAAGTGCAACCCGGCAGCCGTGCCTACAACTTCACCGCGGCGCTCGACCTGTGGGGCCCGCTGGACATCGACGCCCTCGGCCACGGCCTCGCGGCCACGCTCGACCGGCACGCGGGCCTCCGCCTGGAACTGGTCGCCGTCAGCGGCGCGATGCCCGGCCAGCAGGTGGCCGAGGGCTGCGCGCCCCGGCTGCGCACGGTCGACCTCACCACGGAGCCGCACCCCGAGGCCGCTTTCCAGGAGCTGCTGCGTACGGAGGCGGAGACCCCGCTCGACACGTACGAAGCACCGTTGCTGCGCTGGACACTGGTGCGGCTCGCGGACCAGCACCACCGGCTCGTCCACGTCGAGCACCACCTGATCCACGACGGCCACTCGTTCGCGATCCTGCTCAACGACGTGTTCACCGTCTACCGGGGTCACGTCCTGGGCGAGCCGGCCGTACTGCCGCCGGCGTCCTCCTACGCCGACCACGTCGACGCGCAGGCGCGCGGCGGGGACGACGGGGCGCGGCGTTCCGGCCTGGACTTCTGGACCGCCGAACTGGCCGGGCTGTCCTACGACATGCCACTGCCGGGCCTGTCCCGGCCCGGTGCCCGGCGCCGCCACCACGGCGGCCAGATGCGGCAGACGGTCGGCGCGGATCTGGCGGAACGCCTGCGCGAACACGCACGCCTGCGCGGCCTGACGCCGTTCTCCACCCTCCTCGGCCTCTTCGCCGAACTGCTGCGCCGCCACGGCGGCCGCTCGCAGCTGGTCGTCGGCACCGCGGTCGGCAACCGGCCCCGCGGGCACGAGGAGACCGTCGGCATGTTCGTCAACACCATCCCTCTGCCGCTGCGGCTGGACCCGGCCGCCCCGGCCGAGGAGACGATGGACGAGGTGACCGACGTCCTCATCCGCGCGCTGCCGCATCAGGACGTGCCGGTCCAGGA is part of the Streptomyces agglomeratus genome and encodes:
- a CDS encoding non-ribosomal peptide synthetase — translated: MLSITSQYLARYRNLVTGAGASAPLPVTGAQRRFILVRSLDPTGRPDLVPMFFAFPRGTVDVVRLAAAANRLAALHPVLRGRPGVVRGTPVLCLEQPEVPVVRVPRAPDEDAGAALRRALGAWAPDGPPLRLFLTDDASERGPARYGESAPHGRGDAREVLAIVLDHTACDGGSLARIVGELGAAYAEGHRAELPAPADTAAELAAYRDAVLLQLDAEERAASPEALAYWGARLRAVRDRAPAPRPGAPVAGTLPSGSASAILPSPAAGVPFPELLDACRAAARVLYGPGHVVPLGYPWGGRPPGAERVLGCFLNTVVFPAATGPAPLGAEVTADAWWDDLDRADVPFDAVAHAAREAGSGWSGRLDGLLTVDDSRLRPVLRLAGVEGLEVYVDGRPVRGPFAVSVTQGRELHVRMGWDRAVLDDHTARDAFDALAGALGAAARTAPAADRCPSA
- a CDS encoding MFS transporter, which codes for MPATSRAVNSGPLRMRDFRLLLAGAAAGQFGAHVTLVALPLVAVLELEATAFQVGLLTAAETAAFLVIGLPAGAWVDRMRKLPLMIRADVVRAVAMASVPAAGVAGVLTMVQLYVVALVTGVATVFFDVAHQSFLPQLLPRDQLVKGNGALETVRSSAQVTGPGLGGGLVQLLGAHLAVVADAIGYVLSALFLWRIKRPEPRPEAVPGASLRADIAEGLRFVLGQPLLRVIAAATALGNFFTALLLATQTVFLVRDLGLQPGAVGLVLSAAAVGGLLGALVAGTLAAQLGHARIIWLSALVTGPFALLWPLSEQAGGAVVFALGSGIVFFGAVVYNVAQVSFRQSLCPPGLLGRMNATLRFLMWGTLPLGALAGGALADGFGARTALVCCAAGFLAVPLPLLLSPLRGMRDLPNVPVHPESTAAGTDERAPATPLA